The following proteins are co-located in the Nitrospira sp. genome:
- the hflX gene encoding GTPase HflX, whose product MSKPSQSNAVLVAIRTPRVTAEEVESSLQELTRLVTTLGYRVVGRVTQKRSSDRYAAVLGQGKLAELARWTGGSGKIEAFERPAHKAASKHEAADVDAEDESDDDELDDSLEASPGPGEQAQIVIVDCDLSPSQLKNLERAAGVPVLDRTGVIIEIFSRHARTRAARLQVEIARLNYLAPRLRETGGGSERQGGGVGGKGAGETSLELDKRRIRDRTKELRAELAAIGDEHQTRRARREHELTVALVGYTNAGKSSLMRAMTGSEVLVADKLFATLDTTIRPLYPETRPKVLLSDTVGFIKKLPHDLVASFKSTLDEAASASLLLFVVDASDPSFRSQLEVTRKVLAEVGATDVPSLLVLNKRDRLVPEELAALKAEYPDAFVLSTRNKDDLQALRERIMGYFESDMLDEELRIPFTAQKVVAEIRARMRVLSEAYDAEGLTIRVRSTPENLTAIKQKLGR is encoded by the coding sequence ATGTCGAAGCCCTCTCAATCGAATGCCGTGCTTGTGGCGATCCGCACCCCCCGCGTGACTGCGGAGGAGGTGGAGAGTTCGCTGCAAGAGCTCACCCGTCTGGTGACGACTCTCGGGTACCGCGTCGTGGGCCGTGTGACGCAAAAGCGGAGTTCCGATCGCTATGCGGCGGTCCTGGGACAGGGCAAACTCGCCGAGTTGGCACGATGGACCGGTGGGTCTGGAAAAATTGAGGCGTTTGAACGGCCGGCGCACAAGGCCGCGTCGAAGCACGAGGCGGCGGATGTAGACGCCGAGGACGAATCAGACGATGACGAATTGGATGACAGTCTTGAAGCCTCCCCAGGCCCTGGCGAACAGGCGCAGATCGTCATCGTGGACTGTGATCTGTCGCCGTCTCAATTGAAAAACCTTGAACGTGCCGCCGGCGTGCCGGTGCTCGATCGAACCGGGGTCATCATTGAGATTTTCAGCCGGCACGCCCGAACGAGAGCGGCCCGGCTGCAGGTGGAGATCGCGCGGCTCAATTATCTCGCGCCACGATTGCGGGAAACCGGCGGCGGCAGCGAGCGGCAGGGCGGGGGAGTCGGGGGCAAGGGCGCTGGAGAGACGAGTCTCGAGCTCGATAAGCGCAGAATCCGCGATCGCACGAAAGAACTCCGGGCGGAATTGGCCGCGATCGGGGACGAGCATCAGACGCGCCGCGCGAGGCGGGAACACGAACTCACGGTCGCGCTCGTGGGTTACACCAATGCCGGGAAATCCTCGCTCATGCGTGCGATGACGGGCAGCGAGGTGCTCGTGGCCGACAAGTTGTTCGCCACACTCGATACCACGATCCGGCCCCTGTATCCTGAGACGCGTCCAAAAGTGCTCCTGTCCGATACGGTGGGCTTCATCAAAAAGCTCCCGCATGACCTGGTGGCCTCGTTCAAGTCGACACTGGATGAAGCGGCCAGTGCCTCGCTCCTGCTGTTTGTCGTCGATGCCTCCGATCCGTCCTTTCGCTCCCAACTCGAGGTCACGCGGAAGGTATTGGCCGAAGTGGGCGCCACGGATGTCCCGAGCCTGTTGGTGTTGAACAAACGAGATCGTCTCGTGCCGGAGGAGCTCGCGGCCCTGAAGGCGGAATATCCCGACGCGTTTGTGCTGTCCACGAGAAACAAGGACGACCTGCAGGCGCTCCGCGAGCGCATTATGGGGTACTTCGAGAGCGATATGCTCGACGAGGAATTGCGGATTCCATTTACCGCTCAAAAGGTCGTGGCGGAGATCCGCGCCCGGATGCGGGTCTTGTCTGAAGCATATGATGCTGAGGGGCTCACGATACGGGTGCGATCGACGCCTGAGAACCTGACGGCGATTAAACAGAAGCTTGGGCGATGA
- a CDS encoding CDP-alcohol phosphatidyltransferase family protein, producing MTVLPPKHFSMLREFHLADVLTLGNAACGLAGLFFAMQYMSSGSLPHFFAAAAFSPAALLFDWFDGRVARWRHQQSVLGRELDSLADIISFGVAPAALAFAAGLRGGWDWIALTYFVCCGVSRLARYNVTAERLSAGHDKVAYFEGTPIPTTALLTGVLAWAAWQDRLGEQLYGGVWTIGPGDLHALSLLFVLSGTLMISKTLHIPKL from the coding sequence GTGACGGTGCTGCCACCCAAACATTTTTCGATGTTGCGCGAGTTCCACCTGGCCGATGTGCTCACGCTCGGCAACGCCGCCTGTGGGCTCGCGGGCCTGTTCTTTGCGATGCAGTATATGAGCAGCGGTTCGCTGCCCCACTTTTTTGCCGCCGCGGCATTCTCGCCGGCCGCGCTATTGTTCGATTGGTTTGACGGCCGTGTCGCCCGATGGCGGCACCAGCAGTCGGTGCTCGGGCGGGAACTGGATTCGTTGGCCGACATCATCTCCTTCGGCGTGGCCCCGGCTGCTCTGGCCTTTGCCGCAGGCCTGCGAGGCGGGTGGGATTGGATCGCGCTGACGTACTTCGTCTGCTGTGGCGTGAGCCGGCTGGCCCGCTACAACGTCACTGCCGAACGCCTTTCTGCAGGCCATGACAAGGTGGCCTATTTCGAAGGCACGCCCATTCCTACCACGGCGCTGCTGACCGGAGTGCTGGCTTGGGCCGCGTGGCAAGATCGCCTCGGCGAGCAACTCTACGGAGGTGTGTGGACGATCGGTCCAGGCGACCTCCATGCCTTGTCTCTACTCTTCGTTCTTTCCGGTACGTTGATGATCAGCAAGACGCTTCACATTCCAAAACTGTAG
- a CDS encoding GIY-YIG nuclease family protein, whose amino-acid sequence MPKPTILVCQHLEKISRKALEVHQDIIRDYVRKRHGVYALYRKDRLYYVGLARNLRNRLHTHLRDRHGKSWDRFSVYLTIGDTHIREMESLILRIGRPIGNRVAGKFSKAENLIARFKADIRRKQRLQLGELLGSTKKVKLVQTAPLLNGKVPVLAPYVAKTLKLRAKFKGNTIRAHVLRGGAIVFKGKRYNSPSMAAAAACNRRTCNGWTFWKYERGPHEWVILRELRK is encoded by the coding sequence ATGCCAAAACCGACCATTCTGGTTTGTCAGCACCTTGAAAAGATCTCTCGCAAGGCACTGGAGGTTCACCAGGACATTATCCGTGACTATGTGCGTAAGCGCCATGGGGTCTATGCCCTGTATAGGAAAGATCGACTCTACTATGTTGGTCTTGCTCGCAACCTGCGAAATCGGCTACACACGCATTTGCGTGACCGGCATGGGAAATCATGGGACAGATTTAGTGTGTATCTCACTATAGGAGATACGCACATAAGAGAAATGGAAAGCTTAATCCTACGAATCGGGCGGCCGATTGGGAATAGAGTAGCGGGTAAATTCTCCAAGGCGGAAAACCTGATTGCGCGATTTAAAGCAGACATCCGACGTAAACAGCGGCTCCAGCTCGGGGAATTGTTGGGATCGACCAAGAAGGTGAAGCTGGTTCAGACCGCCCCTCTCCTAAATGGCAAAGTGCCTGTGCTTGCCCCTTATGTTGCGAAAACCTTAAAACTACGTGCCAAGTTTAAGGGAAATACAATCCGAGCACATGTCCTGAGAGGTGGCGCAATAGTTTTTAAGGGCAAGCGCTATAACTCACCCTCAATGGCCGCTGCAGCTGCCTGTAATCGCCGAACCTGCAATGGATGGACGTTTTGGAAGTACGAACGCGGCCCACATGAATGGGTCATTCTTCGTGAGCTTAGAAAGTAG